ccagtggatagttctGATAagtgcggctacttcaccgcacccaaggaaagggtagtgtgagatgctctgcacaggggcagaaagctataaagccagtggatagtccTGATAAgcgcggctacttcaccgcacccaaggaaagggtattgtgagatgctctgcacaggggcagaaagctataaagccagtggatagtgaggataactgcggctacttcacccaacacagagaatggtatctgtgaaatactctgcaggggcccagggaatattagcgtactgtttagcaatgataactctgccgaatgcactgcacacagggaacagtatagctgaaatgctctgcagtggcccaggaaatattagcgtactgtttagcgatgagaactctgcctaatgcactgcacacatagaacggtatagctgaagtGCTCTGCAggtgcccaggaaatattagcgtactgtttagcgatgagaactctgcctaatgcactgcacatggtatagctgaaatgctctgcacagccagccacaacagtaatgcacacaatgaggagtagccttaagaaggactgttggggttcttaaagagaggatccctactctaacacttacCCTATATcagcaccagcactttccctaacctctgccagcatgtgtctgaggcgagccgcggatgGCACCAGCCTAAGTACTCGACGGTCACctaatcggcccagccactcactgccgtAGATGTGCAcaaggctggcacgtcacagcaggaagtggtaatgccttccccacatgttttttggctaaaatatggcgctaaacatgcggggaagggaaattaaattgactcgagtaccgcgtggtgttcatctcgagtaacgagcatctcaagtaccccaatactcgaacgagcatcaagctcagacgagtgtactcgctcatctctattcactattcctactgaggccaacataggggtcattattactactgaagcaacTGTgcgggacacttactactggggcccctgtagggggacacttttactactggggccactgtgggagtcatgattactactggggccactataactgctgaggccaatataagggacattattactactgaggccactatggggaacactattagtactgaggccactgtgggggactctAATACTGCTGGGGACACTTTAGGGGACACTATACTACTGGGACTAATgtaaggggacacttactacttgggccaccgcgagggacaatattactactgcggccactgtgggggtcactattactactgaggccaatattggGGttccttactactggggccaatgtggggatcactattactactgtgtccactttaggggacactattactaatgtggcgtccactattactactgggaccaatgtaatgggactctattactactgtggctaatatatgggttacaattactactgaggccatggtgggggacactataactactgaggccacggtgggctcactattattactggggccactttggggggttactattactactggggccactgtagggtcactattacaactgatgccactgtggggatcactattactgctgaggccactgcgggggtcactattagtactggggccactgtgggggacacggtTACTACTGGGATCAATGTAAATggacactattagtattgggaccactctggggggggggggtcaatattgccactgtaagggtcactattactactggggccactctggggccactattagtactggggccactgtggattcacttttactgctgggaccactgtggggggtcaccattactactgaggctagtgtcgggaacactattattactggggccactctggggggcagtattaaaacTGAAtctactgtggggttcactattactgctgaggccactggggaggacactattattactgaggcccctgtgggggacactgttggtactggtgccactgtggggggtcaatattactaatgaagccactgtggggttactattactactagggccactgtgggggttgctattgctactgaggccaatataggggtcactatttctgctgaggccactgtgggggacacaattactactgaggccactgtgcgggacactattactactgtggccattttggggtcactattactactgaggccactgtgggtttactattactactggtgccactggtggggtcactattgctactgtggccaatataggggtcactatttctgctgaggccactgtgggggccactattactactgaggcccctgtgggggccatttttactactgggccactataggggccactattactactggggtcactgtgggggccactattactaccgggagcAATGtaaggggacactatcactactgaggccaatattaggttactattactactgagacaactatatgggtcaatattactactgaggccactctgaggGCCAATATTGCTACCggggccaatattactactggggccactgtgggggccactgttactactgagaccaatgtAAGGGGACACTATTTATTATTGAGATCCcagcctgtagtcaagctcctCTTCTTCCTACTCCTCCTTCTACAAATAACTGTTTCtttgtaccaacctctggctttccccaactctgctacctgcctgctcccttgTACCTCAATCGAGATTATCTGTGTACTTCTGGCATCCCCCAACTCTGCTACCAGCAAGCTCCTTTGTACCACAACCAAGATTACCTGTGTACCAGCCTCTAACTTCTCCTGACCACGCTACCCGGACGCATGGGTCACAATAGGCTCCGAACCTGCACTTGATCGTTACATTATTTATGCAATGAATGTTCTTACTGACACACCATAATGGCAGGTCAGTAGAAGGTACCACACAGGGCACCAACCTAAGGCCAGCTCTATACAAGCGTTTTCTTGTTTGGATTTTAGTAATGGAATTATAGCAGCCTAATGTAAAAGTGGAGGAAAAGatatgaaaaatggagattaaatgtTTTAGTAGATGAGTAGTGACAGCCAGGCAGAAAGACTGGAGAAAGTGTAATTGAATAGGATCACTAATGCCTGTATTGGGGCCAGGAAAAGAGAGAACTTTTTCTTTTGATAGGCTTGCTTCACACAGCCGAGAGAATCGTGCaacatttgtgcgttgcgagagacacaaatctcgcacgaatatgaacccaattTCTTTTGAATATACATGTAAtaaacatgagcaatttttttttatccgcATTACATAACGGCGCGGGAAAAATTGTTGCATGTCCCATCATTGGGCTTTCCCTCGGAAcaactcacccattgttttcaatgaggccacaaaaacacatcgcacaattTATTTAGTCACCTGTGATGAAGGCAAGGCAATAATACACTATAGTGGAGCAGCTCACaatgaaaatgaaccagggggctGACAAATGTTTGTCTAAAACAGTTCAGCAAATCCTATTGCATATGGTTGGTCACTATGCCTATGCTAACAAAGGAGCATCTGAAGTAAAGGCTTCAATTTTGATGGCTGTATCACAATCGGACCACCCCTGGTTGGCAAATTGTTGCCTTCTCTGATGAGTCATGCATGTCTTCTGCTTCATTGAATGGATGGACCCTGGTGTATCAGGTGAGAAATATTAGAGAACTAACACCCTGAAaccactgctggaagaacacaagctgatGGCGGCAGCATTTTGGTCTGGAGAATTTTTTCATGGCATTCTCTGGGTCGACTCATCCCATAGGGATTTGGtaatgaatccatccttgcagattacGTACACTCATGTAGGCTGTTTGCCCTACCTGGGGAAGATGGGATCTTCCCGCAAGACAGTGCAACATGTCACATAGCTAGAAATGTCTGACAGTGTTTGGAAGAGCATGGCCAaaacttccaagtacttccctggtTACTCAATTCCCTAGACTTGAACCCATTGTGGAACCACCTTGGTCTATGGATCCTCTCCCACGCATTGTCCAGCAACTGCGGACcacactgcagtcagcatggctacAGAGACCTGAGGCCACCTAACAGCACCTTACTGAATTACACCCAGCCCGTCTAGCTGCTGTCCGTGTGACACATGGCAGTTACTCTGGATATTGGATAGTGGTCATAATTTTGTGACGCAATTCTGTACACGTACCAGTTTAGACACACCTTTTGATTCcatagtttttcctttttttctttcttttctaaattgtagattcatattgaagacacAAAAACTATGAACGAACCCAGATGgaattaagtagtaaacaaaaaaaagtctTAAAACAGATAAGGTTTTAGAGTTTACGTTCTTCAAAAGTAGTATCCTTTTGCTTTGATTGCAACTTGGCACAATCTGGGTattctctcaatcagcttcatgagATCGTCACCTGGAATGTTAACAGACATGCCTTGTTGAGTTCATTTGTGGAATTTCTTCCCTTCTTAATGTGTTTGAGCCAACCAGTTTTGTTGTGCAGAGTTTGGGTTGGTACACAGTTCCTTAGAGTGTTTAGCCCTATTCAACTACTGTTATAATCCACATTATGGCAAGAACCACTCAACTCGGTAAAGAGAAACGACAATCCATCattactttaaccctttacaatccactgtctgacgtctaaagacattatgatttaagactgtacagctccaatgttggaagatgtctgttggggttctctctgcctctctgctgtcggagcctatccaatgtgtcacctcatgcagtacttgctttagccagcatatagcgccgttgtgtaatggtagaaaaagagaaagccccctaggaaaatctggatacaaattggattggaaagggttaagacttaaGGTCAATCAGTCCAGAAAACGTCAAGAGCATTGATGGTACCCTCAAGTGTTTTCATGAAACGCTTCGATCAAACTACCTCTCATGAGGGCCGTGCCAGAAAAGGAAGACCAACAGTTACCTCTGCTGCAGCGGAGAAGTTCTTTAGAGTTACCAGCCTCAGAAACAGTAAATTACCAGCACCTCAGATTAGAGCCCACATAAATGCTTCACAGAGATCAAGTAGCAGACACATATCACATCAGTTGTTCAGAGGAGACTGCGAGAATCAGGCCTTTATGGTTGAAACATTGTTTTAAGAGAAAGATTGTTTCTACCATAAAATACTGAGAAACATTAAGAAGAAGGGAATTTCTTAGGGCAAGAAATACAAGAAATGGCCATTAGACCAGTGGAAATCTGTACTTTGACCTCATGAGATTTTTGGTTCTAACTGTCATATGTTTGTAAGACACAGAATAGGTGAGCAGATGGTTTCTACATGTGTTGTTCACACCATGAAGCATAAAGAAAGAGGTGTGATTGTGTGGGTGCTTTGCTGGCGACATTGTTGGTGATTTCTTAAAATTTCAAGGCACACTTACCAGAAGCATTTGGCATCAACATACTACCCTATCGGTTTTGCACTTAACGGAAACATCATTTGCTTTTCGACAGGACAATGTCCCCAAAAAGCCCTCTAGGCTATGTAAAGGCCATTTGATCAAGAAAGAGAGTGCTGCACCAGATGACATGGCTTCCATAATAACCCAACCTAAACCTAATTGAGATGGTTTGGGATGAGTTGGACCTCAGAGCGAAGGAAAAGCAGTCAACAAATGCTCAGCACTTATGGGAATTACCTCCAGACTATTGGAAAGCCATTTCAGGTGACAACTGTCTGGTCTACACAAGACGCGCTGGCTGTTTAACCTGTGATGCTAAACAAATACACACATAGCAAGCATATGTACCTGAACACATAACCAgataaaaaaaggtataaaagtaCGTGGTATTAGTTCGTGAATTGGCCAATTCACTTAGCCCATGAGCCCACTTCAAGGATCCTCGTTGTCTCGCAGGTCCCTACTCTGACAAGACAACTTCTACAAGAATCCTGCCTGCATGTGGGGTCATCATCCTgttagggacggccccacgcttGAACCTGAGGACCTAGCTCGCCCAAAGATGGTAAACAATCCAGCCGcagaggacacagttcacaccaacacattcTGGAATGCATCCAAAATGGAACAGGACTgatcacaccacatgtctggcaccctgcacagacacacagcacACATCACTGGCCATATCAATAGAACTACATGCATTTATTCAAACACGAGGGGGAACGAGGAAGACAGCTCCCTCTAGCCAGAGAGGCTGTTATTCATATGtaacagaccagtggtgattggctggctggagaaactccacacccacacctgtgaaggtgtgtacCTTGAAACCCGTaggacaacagatcccagcagcaaaacCTAACAAGGACCTCATAAAGCTAATTGAGAGAATGCAAGAGTGTGCAAAGCTGTTGattgaagaatctaaaatataaaacatattctggtttGCTTCACACTTTTTCGTTTGCTACTTAATTCCATATGTGCtccttcatagttttcatgtcttcaatataaATCTACAACACACAGAATAAATAAAACATGGAATGAAAAgggtgtgtccaaacttttgactgctACTGTAGATCATTTTGAAGAGATTAATTTTCATATTTTGTATTAATCAGTGTAAAAAGTAATTCTTTATGAATTAATGTTATTACACAATAAGAATAGAAAAAGTCCAAAGAGTGGATGTAAATACTTTTAATAAACCGTTTATATATTTGTAGTTAATTTAAATTCATATTTATCATCATAGTACATGAAAAGTGCCAGCAAATTATTCTTCCTGTCTAACTACAGGTGTATCCATCTTAACTTTAGGACAAGCCAAGACTGAAGAAATCATTCACATCGATGTACTGTATGTTACTAAAATCACATGTGATGCTTTTATTTTCCACGTCACAGTTTTGTTTCCTATATTATTTCTCTTTCAAGCTCATTAGCGTCACAGTCGACTTCTTTCAGCATTGATACCAGCCAAGAGATTGTTGTATTCGGATCCAAAATGTTGACCAAAGGTATTCTAATGTTCTTATCTCGGAAGATGCGATTCTGTATAGTCATAGCGACTATGGAATCAACACCCAGAGAACTGAGAAGAGTATTCATGGAGATATCACTAGCACTCACACCAGTCTGCTCACTAACTACTACCAAAAGGTAATCTTCAGGTTTTTCAGACTTACTTTGGGTGGATTGTCTCACCTTTGCAGTTTCTTCCAAGTTTTCATTTACATCCAACAAAACATTGTGAAACCTTTTCTTCAGCCCCGGAATGTAAGAAACCAGATTATTCTTCATGGCTTTAAAATCTAATTTTGCAATTGTTTGGTGGGTATTGTTTAATAAAAGACAATTCTTTAGATGAACTCGTATTTCTTCTGCATTTAATAGTAGGATTCCTTTTTCTTTTAAGCGTTCATGAATGTTGTGCTGGTTGAGTAATGCCCCAAGATTGAGGGCACCCCAACTGATCGACTGTCCACAAAGACCCAGATTTCTTCTGTATTGACAGAACACGTCTAGAAAAGAGTTGGCAGCAGCATAACTTGCTTGCCCTGAATTTCCAACTGATGAAGCCATAGATGAATAACAAACAAAATAGTCAAGTTTAATGTTTTTAGTAGCATGGTGAAGATTCACAGCTCCATCTACTTTTGGACTCAGGACTTTCTCAAACAAGAGCAAGTTTTGATTCTGCAGAATCCCATCATGAAAATCAGCAGCGCTGTGAAAGATACCTCTGATTGGAATTCTTGGAAATGTTTTTTGGATGGAATCTATGGCCTTTATGACTTCAGTATAGTTAGTTATGTTACATTGCAGGGTGACTATCTTTGTGTTTTCTTTCTCAATCTCAGCTATTTGTTGCACCATTTCAAGAGTTGGATTTTGTCTGGATAAAATGACAACGTTGTCACCTCCATTCTGTAGAATGAATTTCACCGTTTCAAACCCAAGACCAGTCAGACCACCTGTGACTATATAAACACCGCAgtgctgaaaaagcttttgagCAGGTGAGGACCCAGAAATCTTTGGGGTTATACTATTGTCTAGCTTAAGGAGAGGTAAGGTCTGAACTGTTGAGTAGCTGCACAGTGAATTCTTCCCTTCAGATGTATTGCATTGTGGTTGGGTGATAGACTCCAGAATATTGATTTCAGATGGTATAGAATATAGCCATTTGTGTAAGGCACTTGCAAACCGTTGTAAATATGATTTGTGAAGCACAGCAGCAAAATCAAGTACATGAACATGAACGTCTTGCCTAGTGTAAAGTAtcaggttttttacatttttctggtcTGATAGGATAATGACATTTTTAAGAAGAGGCAGTTGAGTGAGTGCTTCTCTGGATATACCTTCAGCTGTGGGAAGAACTACCATAGAAACACACATTTTGTCTTTTATCATATTCCCATTGGATATGACAACTTCCCAGCCTGCTTGTTCTGCTGTTTTGCATAAAACTCTGCATAAAATGGACTTTGGATCTGATGTCACTATTGCCAGTTGTggtttattttttgcacatggTAGTTGGTGATGTAATATTTCCCAGGCTAAAACAAAGAAAGAGATACAGGGAGACTTTCTTAATACAGCTGCTTCCTTAACCAAGTAGCAAACATTCTCGGGAACCCTTATTTTGGAGGTTGCAACAACTGGATAACATACGGCAACTCTATCCCCAACTTGAATTTTTTTGACATCTTTCCCAACTGCGCTAACAATTCCAGCAAAATCCAGAGCAATGAGCTCATGCTTTTCACTTGTTGTCCAATACAAAGCACATCCATAAATCCAACTTGAAAGGCTAACAGGAAAATAATCATCTGTGTGGGCACAAATTTTGTCAATATTAATCTCTATTTCTTTGCCCTTTAATTCTGAAAATGTGGAATTTGTAAATTCGGCAGAAACGTCCCTTATTTTGTAGGGATCTGAGGTGCGCAGGGTAAAATGATCAGAAAGCTGTAAAGATTCTATTTGCTGTGTTTTCTTTTCAGTGTCAGTGGGAATTATTTCATTGGTATAAATGAAACCGTCATTAATCCAGATCTCTGGATGGTCCTCTGGATTATAATTTAGGAGAACCTTGGCTAGTGCCGCAACATCTCGGGGACTTGAGGAGCTAACGTCAATCAGCTGAAATGTAATGTCTGGCATTTCAATTACACAAGCTCTTGTCATTCCAACAAAAGCAAATCCAGGGTTGATGTGATCCACTGTGCCTTCAACAGTTCTGAAGGTAACCGTCCGGATAGTAGGCTTGGGGTTTATTTGCCTCACTGATAAAATAAGCTGGCGATAGACATCACAACACTTTGCTAGGTATAGGGTGGGATTGCCTAGAGATTGCTCAGTAGGTTTGTGGACTCCCCACATAAACACAATATCTTTGCAGTTACTGTTAAAGAGCTTTTCTGCCTGTAGATCTGAATCCCAGCTGTTGAAGGTTATGTAGCTCAGTCCATTTTGGATATATTTTGATAATTGTTCGCCAACTCCCAAATTATCAGAATAAACCAATATATTTGACTTGTTTTCCTGCATGTCTCTGCTTTCGGAAGATTGCGTCCATTTAACTTGGAAAAATTTTTTCTCTTGTTTGTTTGCCGTTTGATTCAGAAACGCAATTTTAACGCTTTTTATTTCTACTAAAAGGGAACCATTGTTATCTACAAAGCATCCACATAATTCAACGTACGTCTGggttgtttttattgtttttatgtaGATGATCATTTCATCTTGAAGAGGCTGTAGAATCCTCAAGCTTTCTATGGATGATGGAAAGCCCACTGTAGAGTCCTTGGTACAAGTTCCCACACAAACTGCCACTTGTAGGAAACAATCTAAAATGACTGGATGTATGTGATACTCGTACATTGTTTCTTTGACTTCTTCACTCACTTTTACTCTGGCAATCCCTTCTTTGAGATCTTTTCCATAATAAACATCGCCCAACAGTCTGTAAATCTTCCCATATTCAAATCCAATTGAAAAGAGATGGTCATAAAAACTCTGTTGAGAGAAAATAGTAGAACATCTTTGGAAGATCTGTTCAGTTGAGATTCTTTTGCTCGTGTCAAGTAAACGATGAGTTTTTTCTATTTGCCCCATTGCAAAAACATGTGATGTTAGAACTTCAAAATGAAGTATATGATATTCTTGTTTCTGATGTAGTTTGACATTAAGGTCTACTGAATCCTGATGGAGAACACATGGCCTAGAAAACATTACACTGATTTCAAGAAAAGTTAAAGGCACTTTAGGTTTGAAGCTGATAGCTGCTCCTGCCAATCCCAGTTCAACATAGAGTGCACCTGGAATAAGGACGGAGCCCATGTTTTTGTGTTCATAGACAtagggtgtatttttttttgatATTTTACACCTGAACTCAGTGAAATCTTCACTCATGCTGTGGATTAATGGGTGATTGGGACTTAATGCGGTTTGGTTTCCCTGTCTGATTTTTTCAAATTGAATATCTTGCTTGATGTGATCAAACCTGTATCTTGGAATTGTGGATGGAGCAGATTTATAGGCTTCAAATACATTACACCAGTTAGGATTGTATCCATGTGCAAAAAGTGCAATCAGCATAGAAAAAATGGTCTCATACTCTTTTTGGGGCTCGATAGCAGATAATACTGTTGTCTTGGCTCCTAATGTTTCAATTATGCTGCTGTGTAATGTTCTACGAGGACCGATTTCAAGAAAGAGGACATTTTCTTTATCTCTTGCTGAAGCTTCTATAGCTTGCTGAAAGGCAACTGGTTCAGAAATATTTTTAGCCCAGTAATCGCCAGTGGTGAAATCTCCTTTGGATGCAGGTTTTCCTGTCACTGTTGAAAGAAGATCAATTTCCATATTTTGTTCTTGTAAATCCCTCAACGTCTCTTTTACCTCATTAAGTATTGGATCCATCATGGGGCTGTGGTATGCAGCACCGACATCAAGTAGATGGAGAAATATATCATTTGAACTGTAATCTTTGGTCAGTTTTTTCTTGAGCTGGTCTATTGTTTCACCATCTCCAGAAACTGTGCAGGAAGTAGGACTGTTATAAGCAGCAATGCAAACTTTTCCCTTGTAAGATGCAGTTATTTTTGACAATTCTGTAACTTTAATATTTCCAACCACCAAC
This genomic window from Eleutherodactylus coqui strain aEleCoq1 chromosome 12, aEleCoq1.hap1, whole genome shotgun sequence contains:
- the LOC136586635 gene encoding mycocerosic acid synthase-like polyketide synthase isoform X1, with amino-acid sequence MVNWSDDGKTPLGDGLCPVVGIYPAEQMSFVLAAEMNDLEDQIAIVGIGCNFPGGEGIDNFWKVLVEEKNCTTEIPEERFNIKHWYDSDSNKPGKICTKRAAFVEGINEFDHKLFGIRKFETKNMDPQQKLLLECTYRALEDGGYPTESISGSDTGVFIGIMNRDAYSIYNNCADNINHLNGVGTALCMAANRISYCFNLTGPSLTIDTACSSFFVALHYACQSIQQGDCDMAICGAVNCIIESRMYVMLSKAKMLSPDGICKPFSNKADGYGRGEGCGVVLLKPLKKAVEDYNKIWGIICKSAVNQDGQSVTPITKPSQYQHEKLLQYIYKTIDPCSIQYVEAHGTGTPIGDPIEAASLGNIIGRKRSSGMKPLKIGSVKGNIGHSECASGVAGLIKVLLMMHHEIIIPSLHYSKENGIKIIEESNLEIPTCPEKWQEDSKFGRMAGINNFGFGGTNAHVVVKQYKPKYPQYHSKRPVELFILSAASEKSLHLSIEDTQQMLSKATSLTLENLVYTAACRRSHLNHEYRTGFLTSSLTQLNQQIQIVKKDTAPAKSSPQIVFVLCGNGVLYKEMCKIFLELEPVFRKKCEEIDEMIRVYTPLSVVQLLQNKFDDFSRPDVAQLLLFTVQVSLVSLLKHWGVRADCILGHSVGEVAAAHCSGILSLEDAVKVIYYRSALQCKVTGGKMLVVGNIKVTELSKITASYKGKVCIAAYNSPTSCTVSGDGETIDQLKKKLTKDYSSNDIFLHLLDVGAAYHSPMMDPILNEVKETLRDLQEQNMEIDLLSTVTGKPASKGDFTTGDYWAKNISEPVAFQQAIEASARDKENVLFLEIGPRRTLHSSIIETLGAKTTVLSAIEPQKEYETIFSMLIALFAHGYNPNWCNVFEAYKSAPSTIPRYRFDHIKQDIQFEKIRQGNQTALSPNHPLIHSMSEDFTEFRCKISKKNTPYVYEHKNMGSVLIPGALYVELGLAGAAISFKPKVPLTFLEISVMFSRPCVLHQDSVDLNVKLHQKQEYHILHFEVLTSHVFAMGQIEKTHRLLDTSKRISTEQIFQRCSTIFSQQSFYDHLFSIGFEYGKIYRLLGDVYYGKDLKEGIARVKVSEEVKETMYEYHIHPVILDCFLQVAVCVGTCTKDSTVGFPSSIESLRILQPLQDEMIIYIKTIKTTQTYVELCGCFVDNNGSLLVEIKSVKIAFLNQTANKQEKKFFQVKWTQSSESRDMQENKSNILVYSDNLGVGEQLSKYIQNGLSYITFNSWDSDLQAEKLFNSNCKDIVFMWGVHKPTEQSLGNPTLYLAKCCDVYRQLILSVRQINPKPTIRTVTFRTVEGTVDHINPGFAFVGMTRACVIEMPDITFQLIDVSSSSPRDVAALAKVLLNYNPEDHPEIWINDGFIYTNEIIPTDTEKKTQQIESLQLSDHFTLRTSDPYKIRDVSAEFTNSTFSELKGKEIEINIDKICAHTDDYFPVSLSSWIYGCALYWTTSEKHELIALDFAGIVSAVGKDVKKIQVGDRVAVCYPVVATSKIRVPENVCYLVKEAAVLRKSPCISFFVLAWEILHHQLPCAKNKPQLAIVTSDPKSILCRVLCKTAEQAGWEVVISNGNMIKDKMCVSMVVLPTAEGISREALTQLPLLKNVIILSDQKNVKNLILYTRQDVHVHVLDFAAVLHKSYLQRFASALHKWLYSIPSEINILESITQPQCNTSEGKNSLCSYSTVQTLPLLKLDNSITPKISGSSPAQKLFQHCGVYIVTGGLTGLGFETVKFILQNGGDNVVILSRQNPTLEMVQQIAEIEKENTKIVTLQCNITNYTEVIKAIDSIQKTFPRIPIRGIFHSAADFHDGILQNQNLLLFEKVLSPKVDGAVNLHHATKNIKLDYFVCYSSMASSVGNSGQASYAAANSFLDVFCQYRRNLGLCGQSISWGALNLGALLNQHNIHERLKEKGILLLNAEEIRVHLKNCLLLNNTHQTIAKLDFKAMKNNLVSYIPGLKKRFHNVLLDVNENLEETAKVRQSTQSKSEKPEDYLLVVVSEQTGVSASDISMNTLLSSLGVDSIVAMTIQNRIFRDKNIRIPLVNILDPNTTISWLVSMLKEVDCDANELEREII
- the LOC136586635 gene encoding mycocerosic acid synthase-like polyketide synthase isoform X2; translated protein: MDSVQWAAEMNDLEDQIAIVGIGCNFPGGEGIDNFWKVLVEEKNCTTEIPEERFNIKHWYDSDSNKPGKICTKRAAFVEGINEFDHKLFGIRKFETKNMDPQQKLLLECTYRALEDGGYPTESISGSDTGVFIGIMNRDAYSIYNNCADNINHLNGVGTALCMAANRISYCFNLTGPSLTIDTACSSFFVALHYACQSIQQGDCDMAICGAVNCIIESRMYVMLSKAKMLSPDGICKPFSNKADGYGRGEGCGVVLLKPLKKAVEDYNKIWGIICKSAVNQDGQSVTPITKPSQYQHEKLLQYIYKTIDPCSIQYVEAHGTGTPIGDPIEAASLGNIIGRKRSSGMKPLKIGSVKGNIGHSECASGVAGLIKVLLMMHHEIIIPSLHYSKENGIKIIEESNLEIPTCPEKWQEDSKFGRMAGINNFGFGGTNAHVVVKQYKPKYPQYHSKRPVELFILSAASEKSLHLSIEDTQQMLSKATSLTLENLVYTAACRRSHLNHEYRTGFLTSSLTQLNQQIQIVKKDTAPAKSSPQIVFVLCGNGVLYKEMCKIFLELEPVFRKKCEEIDEMIRVYTPLSVVQLLQNKFDDFSRPDVAQLLLFTVQVSLVSLLKHWGVRADCILGHSVGEVAAAHCSGILSLEDAVKVIYYRSALQCKVTGGKMLVVGNIKVTELSKITASYKGKVCIAAYNSPTSCTVSGDGETIDQLKKKLTKDYSSNDIFLHLLDVGAAYHSPMMDPILNEVKETLRDLQEQNMEIDLLSTVTGKPASKGDFTTGDYWAKNISEPVAFQQAIEASARDKENVLFLEIGPRRTLHSSIIETLGAKTTVLSAIEPQKEYETIFSMLIALFAHGYNPNWCNVFEAYKSAPSTIPRYRFDHIKQDIQFEKIRQGNQTALSPNHPLIHSMSEDFTEFRCKISKKNTPYVYEHKNMGSVLIPGALYVELGLAGAAISFKPKVPLTFLEISVMFSRPCVLHQDSVDLNVKLHQKQEYHILHFEVLTSHVFAMGQIEKTHRLLDTSKRISTEQIFQRCSTIFSQQSFYDHLFSIGFEYGKIYRLLGDVYYGKDLKEGIARVKVSEEVKETMYEYHIHPVILDCFLQVAVCVGTCTKDSTVGFPSSIESLRILQPLQDEMIIYIKTIKTTQTYVELCGCFVDNNGSLLVEIKSVKIAFLNQTANKQEKKFFQVKWTQSSESRDMQENKSNILVYSDNLGVGEQLSKYIQNGLSYITFNSWDSDLQAEKLFNSNCKDIVFMWGVHKPTEQSLGNPTLYLAKCCDVYRQLILSVRQINPKPTIRTVTFRTVEGTVDHINPGFAFVGMTRACVIEMPDITFQLIDVSSSSPRDVAALAKVLLNYNPEDHPEIWINDGFIYTNEIIPTDTEKKTQQIESLQLSDHFTLRTSDPYKIRDVSAEFTNSTFSELKGKEIEINIDKICAHTDDYFPVSLSSWIYGCALYWTTSEKHELIALDFAGIVSAVGKDVKKIQVGDRVAVCYPVVATSKIRVPENVCYLVKEAAVLRKSPCISFFVLAWEILHHQLPCAKNKPQLAIVTSDPKSILCRVLCKTAEQAGWEVVISNGNMIKDKMCVSMVVLPTAEGISREALTQLPLLKNVIILSDQKNVKNLILYTRQDVHVHVLDFAAVLHKSYLQRFASALHKWLYSIPSEINILESITQPQCNTSEGKNSLCSYSTVQTLPLLKLDNSITPKISGSSPAQKLFQHCGVYIVTGGLTGLGFETVKFILQNGGDNVVILSRQNPTLEMVQQIAEIEKENTKIVTLQCNITNYTEVIKAIDSIQKTFPRIPIRGIFHSAADFHDGILQNQNLLLFEKVLSPKVDGAVNLHHATKNIKLDYFVCYSSMASSVGNSGQASYAAANSFLDVFCQYRRNLGLCGQSISWGALNLGALLNQHNIHERLKEKGILLLNAEEIRVHLKNCLLLNNTHQTIAKLDFKAMKNNLVSYIPGLKKRFHNVLLDVNENLEETAKVRQSTQSKSEKPEDYLLVVVSEQTGVSASDISMNTLLSSLGVDSIVAMTIQNRIFRDKNIRIPLVNILDPNTTISWLVSMLKEVDCDANELEREII